In the genome of Eggerthella sp. YY7918, one region contains:
- the gpmI gene encoding 2,3-bisphosphoglycerate-independent phosphoglycerate mutase — translation MSAVEESRAASAASYTLPACLIIMDGFGLAEAGPGNAISLAHTPNLDELFATCSWTKLEASGEAVGLPAGQMGNSEVGHLNIGAGRVVYQELTRINRACADGSLAANSVLTDAFAAAARPDAALHLMGLVSDGGVHSSNEHLYALMRAAKAAGVAHIVVHCFMDGRDVPPKSGAGYIDELSAVAAELSDDTCTAEIGSISGRYYAMDRDNRWDRVERAWKTIVHAEPCVNQTPAEVMAASYAADVTDEFVEPVALKARGVREGDAVVFFNFRPDRARELTRAMVDPAFDGFDRGAYPQVHFVCLTEYDPEIPAPVAFAKEFPDEVLADVLAEAKLRQYHIAETEKYAHVTFFLNGGREEPKEGEQRSLIPSPKVATYDLQPEMSEPDVAATLAAAIDANEADVYIVNFANCDMVGHTGIIPAAVAAVEAVDAGVGQVLAALKRKGGFALVTADHGNADKMLAEDGSPFTAHTTALVPFVFADYANTGRTLANDQGALCDIAPTLLELIGIGAPQAMTGKSLLA, via the coding sequence GTGAGTGCAGTCGAAGAATCCCGCGCGGCGTCAGCCGCAAGCTATACGCTTCCCGCGTGCCTTATTATCATGGATGGCTTTGGTTTGGCCGAAGCCGGTCCCGGCAATGCTATATCTTTGGCACATACGCCCAACTTGGATGAACTTTTCGCTACCTGTTCGTGGACCAAGCTTGAGGCGTCGGGCGAGGCGGTGGGCTTACCCGCGGGTCAGATGGGCAACTCCGAGGTTGGACACCTCAACATTGGAGCAGGACGCGTGGTGTATCAAGAGCTTACGCGCATCAACCGCGCCTGCGCTGACGGTTCGCTCGCGGCGAATTCTGTACTTACCGATGCGTTTGCGGCGGCGGCGCGTCCGGACGCGGCTCTGCATCTCATGGGTCTTGTGTCCGATGGCGGTGTGCATTCCTCTAATGAGCACCTCTATGCGCTCATGCGCGCAGCGAAGGCGGCGGGCGTGGCGCACATTGTGGTGCATTGCTTTATGGATGGTCGCGATGTGCCGCCGAAAAGTGGGGCGGGCTATATCGACGAGCTGTCCGCCGTGGCTGCCGAGCTTTCCGATGATACGTGTACCGCCGAGATTGGCAGCATATCGGGGCGCTACTATGCCATGGATCGTGATAATCGCTGGGATCGTGTCGAACGAGCGTGGAAGACTATCGTGCATGCTGAACCCTGCGTTAATCAAACGCCAGCCGAAGTTATGGCGGCTTCATACGCTGCTGATGTCACCGACGAGTTTGTGGAACCCGTAGCGCTCAAGGCACGCGGTGTGCGCGAAGGCGATGCCGTGGTGTTCTTCAATTTCCGACCCGATCGCGCTCGTGAACTCACGCGCGCTATGGTCGATCCCGCATTCGACGGCTTTGATCGTGGCGCGTATCCGCAGGTACATTTTGTATGTCTGACGGAGTATGATCCCGAAATTCCCGCGCCGGTGGCCTTTGCGAAAGAGTTTCCCGACGAAGTGTTGGCCGATGTGTTGGCGGAGGCAAAGTTGCGTCAGTATCACATTGCCGAAACCGAGAAGTACGCCCATGTGACATTTTTCTTGAACGGTGGGCGCGAAGAGCCGAAAGAGGGGGAGCAGCGCTCTCTCATCCCCAGCCCCAAGGTGGCTACCTATGATTTGCAGCCCGAGATGAGCGAGCCTGATGTGGCCGCCACGCTCGCTGCCGCCATCGACGCTAACGAAGCCGATGTCTACATTGTGAACTTCGCCAATTGCGACATGGTGGGCCACACGGGTATCATTCCGGCCGCCGTGGCCGCCGTCGAGGCGGTAGATGCGGGTGTGGGTCAGGTACTTGCCGCGCTCAAGCGTAAAGGCGGCTTCGCGCTTGTTACCGCCGATCATGGCAACGCCGACAAGATGCTCGCCGAGGACGGTTCGCCCTTTACGGCCCACACGACGGCATTGGTGCCCTTTGTGTTCGCTGATTATGCAAACACGGGTCGCACCCTGGCCAATGATCAGGGAGCACTCTGCGACATCGCACCTACGCTGCTTGAGCTCATAGGTATCGGAGCCCCCCAAGCCATGACGGGAAAGAGTTTGCTCGCGTAG
- a CDS encoding cation diffusion facilitator family transporter: protein MAAKTFATKGPLSERMRSIQRDLWVVLALNLFVAAAKYLYGVFSGSESMQADGIHSVFDSAGNVVGLVGIALAARPADAGHPYGHTKFETYASLFIGVLLLLAAFEVGTSAVDKLISGTYTAEVGFFSFVVMGTTLLINLGVTTYEHRAAKRLKSEVLAADAKHTLSDALVSVGVIVGLAAVALGFPMADPIMALIVTIAILATAADVFKRAHATLSDRTRIPEDELQAAVVAVSGVQGVHCIRTRGTEGEVYADLHVLVSPDMTVRAAHTLSERVEGSIKERFPNVTDVLVHIEPNDGHED, encoded by the coding sequence ATGGCTGCTAAGACGTTTGCTACCAAGGGACCTCTTTCCGAGCGCATGCGCTCAATTCAGCGTGATCTATGGGTAGTTTTGGCGCTTAACCTGTTCGTCGCCGCAGCTAAGTACCTCTATGGCGTTTTTAGCGGCTCGGAATCTATGCAGGCTGACGGCATTCATTCGGTATTTGATTCGGCGGGGAATGTGGTAGGACTGGTGGGTATTGCGCTTGCGGCGCGTCCTGCCGACGCAGGACACCCCTATGGTCATACGAAGTTTGAAACCTACGCAAGCCTTTTCATTGGCGTGTTGCTGCTGCTTGCGGCATTTGAGGTGGGAACAAGTGCGGTTGATAAACTTATTTCCGGTACCTATACCGCCGAGGTGGGGTTTTTCTCATTTGTGGTCATGGGCACTACTCTCCTCATAAATTTGGGTGTGACGACGTACGAACATCGTGCGGCGAAGCGTCTTAAAAGCGAGGTGCTTGCAGCCGACGCGAAGCATACCCTTTCCGATGCGCTTGTATCGGTAGGCGTTATTGTGGGACTTGCGGCGGTGGCGCTCGGCTTTCCCATGGCCGACCCGATAATGGCCCTTATCGTGACGATTGCTATTCTCGCGACAGCTGCTGATGTTTTTAAGCGCGCGCACGCTACGCTTTCTGATCGTACGCGTATTCCTGAAGACGAATTACAGGCAGCGGTAGTAGCCGTATCGGGCGTGCAAGGTGTTCATTGTATTCGTACCCGCGGGACGGAAGGGGAGGTATACGCCGATTTGCACGTACTCGTGTCCCCCGACATGACCGTACGTGCCGCACACACCTTGTCTGAGCGCGTGGAAGGCTCCATTAAGGAGCGATTCCCCAATGTGACTGATGTTCTTGTCCATATCGAGCCCAACGACGGTCATGAGGACTAG
- the secG gene encoding preprotein translocase subunit SecG, whose product MNPLLVIMLILLVISGVGLIIFILLHSGKGTGISDMIASSVYSTQTGTSIVEKNLDRITIIFAVVFLLSLIILMIIYPHGSIAMS is encoded by the coding sequence TTGAATCCGCTCCTTGTTATCATGCTTATTCTGCTCGTTATCTCGGGCGTTGGTCTCATCATCTTCATTTTGCTGCATTCTGGTAAGGGAACGGGTATTTCGGACATGATCGCGAGTTCGGTTTACTCAACGCAAACCGGTACGAGTATCGTCGAAAAGAATCTTGATCGTATCACGATCATTTTTGCGGTAGTCTTTTTGCTTTCGCTCATCATACTGATGATCATCTACCCCCATGGCTCAATTGCAATGAGCTAG